The genomic window AATTGCCTATTCCTAAAGTGATGAGTTATCAGCGCCCGAATGGCGACACCGTGCATTTTGTGCGCCCGGTACACAGCATCATCGCCTTGCATGGCGACGCCATAGTGCCACTAAACCTGTTAGGTCTGAGTGCGGATAGACTGACGCAAGGACATCGTTTCTTGTCCGCTGGTGGAATCAGCATTGCGCACGCCGACGACTACGCTGCCGCACTGGCGAATCAAGGCAAGGTGATTGCCAATGTTGGCGAGCGCAAGGAAAAAATTCGCAGCGCGCTACTGGCCAAGGCTGGCACAGATCTGGTGCTGATGCCAGAGGCCCTACTAGATGAAGTGACGGCGCTGGTCGAATGGCCGGTGGTGTATGAATGCAATTTCGAAGCAGAGTTTTTGGCGGTACCGCAAGAATGTCTGATATTGACGATGCAGACCAACCAGAAATATTTTGCATTAACGGACGCCGATGGCAAACTGCGTTCGCGCTTTTTAATCGTCTCTAACCTGGAAACAACGACGCCAGAACACATCATTCAAGGCAATGAGCGCGTGGTACGTCCACGCCTGGCTGATGCCAAATTTTTCTTCGAACAAGACAAGAAAAAAACCCTGGCCGCCCGCCTGCCAATGCTGGCCAATGTGGTGTACCACAACAAGCTGGGCAATCAAGCCGAGCGCATGCAGCGCGTCACCAGTCTAGCCGGAAAAATCGCACAGACACTGGGCTACGATGTGGCACTGGCAGAACGTGGTGCAATGCTGGCCAAGGCCGATTTGCTGACCGATATGGTGGGTGAGTTCCCTGAGCTGCAAGGCATCATGGGCACCTATTACGCGCAGCACGATGGCGAGCACGCCGAAGTGGCAGCGGCAGCTTCCGAACATTATCAGCCGCGCTTCGCTGGCGACAATTTGCCCGCTAGCGCCACCGGCACCGCCGTGGCATTGGCGGATAAATTAGAAACTCTGCTTGGCATCTGGGGCATAGGCTTGCAGCCAACTGGCGACAAAGATCCTTTCGCACTGCGCCGCCATGCTTTAGGCGTCTTGCGTATGCTGGTAGAAAAACGTTTGCCACTGTCACTGAGCCATTTATTGGCAGATGCAGTCAGCGTGTTTGCTGGTAACGCCAATTTCAAAGATCCATCTGCCGATGTGCTGAACTTCTGCTACGACCGATTGCGCGGGCAATTGCGTGATAAAGGTTTTTCGCAAAGTGAAGTCGAAGCAGTGGTTGCGCAAAACCCAGACAATCTAGGCAACATCGTCGAGCGCCTGCAAGCGGTTCAGGCCTTCGCCACCTTGCCAGAATCTGCCTCTTTGGCCGCGGCCAACAAACGCATCACCAATATCCTGAAAAAAGCCGAAGGCACACCGGGCAGCGTCGATCTCACACTACTGCAAGAGGCCGCAGAACAGGCTTTGCAAAAGGCCATGGCCGATGTGAAGCCGCTAGTCGATGCGGCATTTAGCCAGGGTGATTTTACTGGCGCGCTCAAGACTCTGGCGGCCTTACGCAGCGAAGTCGATAGTTTCTTCAATGATGTGATGGTGAATGCCGACGATTTGGCGTTGAGGAATAATCGCTTAGCCTTGCTGGCCGAATTGCATGGCATGCTCAATCAGGTCGCCGATATTTCTAAACTGGCGGCATAAAGCACAAGGCCTAGTATGAAACTCATCATCCTCGACCGCGATGGCGTGATCAATCAAGATTCGGATGCCTTCATTAAGTCAGCTGACGAATGGCATGCTCTGCCCGGCTCTATGCAGGCGATCGCGCGCTTGAATCAAGCCGGTTACACGGTGGTGGTGGCGACTAATCAATCCGGGGTGGCGCGCAAATTATTTGATATGGCCACACTCAATATCATTCATCAAAAAATGCATGCAGCGGCGCAGCAGGTCGGTGCCAGCATCGATGCGGTTTTTTTCTGCCCGCATATTGCCGATGATAGTTGCGATTGCCGCAAACCCAAGCCGGGCATGTTTCAAGAAATCGCGCGGCGCTATGCAGTAAATCTAAAAGGCGTGCATAGTGTCGGCGATTCTTTACGCGATCTACAGGCAGGGTTTATGCTCGGCTGCATACCGCACCTGGTATTAACTGGCAAAGGTCAACAGACTTTGGACAAGGGCGGGCTGCCGCCCGGCACCCAAATTTATCCGGATCTGGCGGCCATGGTCGAGGCACTACTCACTAGCCAGCTCAACACGGGATCTGCCGATTGAATCAGTGAGTAAGGAAAAACGGCAAGCAAAATAGCCAGCCATAAAAATAACAATTTTAAATTAGACAAACGATGCTCAAGTTCACACTTTTTATTCGCTCTTTTCTGTTCTTATCGGTCATGATCATCGTCACGGTGATCTGGGCTCCGATCTGCATTTTGTTCGCCCCGCTTCCGTATAACCAGCGCTATTACGCCACGGCACGCTGGAACGTGTTCATGATCTGGGCAGCAAAAGTGATTTGCGGGATACGTTATCAGACCAAGGGTTTTGAAAATTTCCCGGATGGCCCAGTGATCGTTTTATCCAAACATCAATCGGCCTGGGAAACCATCTTCTTGCTGATGGCGACACCACGCCCACTGGTGTTTGTGTTTAAAAAATCGATCACCTACATCCCCTTCTTCGGTTGGGCGATTGCCTTGATGCGCATGATCCCGATTGATCGTAGCAAGGGCAAGGATGCGTTTGCACAAGTGGTAGTGCAAGGCCGTATCCGTCTGGCCGATGGTCAGTGGGTCATCATGTTCCCGGAAGGCACGCGTATCCCAGTCGGACAAAAAGGCCATTACAAAGGCGGCGGCACCCGCCTGGCGGTAGAAACTAATACCCCGGTCATTCCGATTGCGCTGAATTCGGGTGAATGCTGGCCTAAGAATTCTTTTCTCAAGCGCCCTGGCTTAGTGACAGTTTCGGTAGGTAAGCCGATTTCACCCGAAGGTTTGACAGCACCCGAGCTGATGCAAAAAGTAGAAGACTGGATCGAAGCCGAAATGCGCGTGATTTCACCGCAGGTGTATCAGGCTGAGCAACCTAAGAAGTAAACTAGGTGGAAAAATAACCGTGGGAGCAAAATACCTGTCATTGACGATCATCTTCCTGAACGTCGCCTTATTTGCCACAAAAAATCCAAAAATGAGAGCGATTATTTTGGGGTCTATGCTAAGCGTCGCCTCACTGGCGATGTTTGGCTACTTGGGATAATCGCTAGCGCCCCAATATCTAGCCGCATGTACAGCATAATCAAAGACAGTAGCCGATGAAATCAACCCTGGGACAAGTGCTGCAAAGAGCCTTGCAACTAGATTTTTTCAATGATCTCTTCGGCACCGAGAGATCCGCTCCGGAAGTGAGCGCGCCGCCTGTTGCACCTAAAATCGGCAAGACTAAACCGCTAGCGCCACCCAAAGTGGGCGCCACCAATCAGCGCCAGATTCAGTTGAAAGATCAGCTATTGGAATACAGTCTGCTGCGCTCGAAACGGCGCAGCATAGGCTTCCTGATCAATCACCATGGCTTGCGCGTCACCGCCCCGCGCTGGGTCACGATCGCCGACATAGAACTGGCGATCCAGGAAAAACAACGTTGGATACTGAATAAGCTCAGCGAGCGCCATGAACGTCTGGCACAGCGCGAAAAAACCGCGATGCGCTGGCAAGATGGTGCCAGCTTTTTGTATCTGGGCAAACCACTGACGCTCAGACTATTCCACGCCGGCCACAGCAATATCCGCCACGATCAGGCGCAACAAGAACTGCTGCTGACGCTAGCACAAGCGAGCGCGCTGACGCTCACTGGCGAGGCCTTAGAGCTGGCGATTAAAGACAGAGTTAAAGCCTGGTTGCAGCAAGAAGCAAGGCAACTATTCGCCGCCCGTATGCCGGTGTATGCAGAAAAACTCGGGGTCAGTTATCACTCTATGTCACTCTCCAGCGCCAGCACACGCTGGGGCTCCTGCACCTCGCAAGGAAAAATTCGTCTAAACTGGCGTCTGATCCACTTTGCGCCGGAGTTGATCGATTACGTGATCGCGCACGAACTATCGCACCGGCTAGAGATGAACCATAGCGCGCGCTTCTGGCTGCATGTGCAGTCGGTGTTTCCTAATTTTGAACTGGCCAGACATCATTTACGGCAACACGCAGCCACCGATTTTCCTGCATTTTAGGGGAGTATCCATATGCATCACTGGTTTGCGCAATAAACACGTGCGCAATTTAATCATTACCACCCATACTCCTACAGAGTATATTTCATAGAGAGCATTTATGCGAATACTTCACACCATGCTGCGCGTAGGCAATTTGCAGCGCTCCATAGATTTTTATACCGAAGTGCTGGGCATGAAACTATTGCGCCAGTCCGACAATCCAGAATATAAATACACCCTCGCCTTCCTCGGCTACGGCAGCAATCCCGAGCATACCGAGCTAGAGCTGACTTATAACTACGGTGTAGACAGCTATGACTTGGGCAGCGCCTACGGCCATATCGCCATCGCCGTGCAAGACGCTGCGCTGGCCTGCGCAGCGGTCAAAGCCAAAGGCGGCAAAGTCACACGCGAAGCCGGCCCAGTCAAAGGCGGCAATACCGTAATCGCCTTCGTGGAAGATCCCGATAACTACAAAATTGAACTGATAGAACGCAAGGGCGAGCAACAAGCCGTCACGCTGTAATCAACAGCAGCAAGGGGCTCTAAAATAAGCCGCCTGCACGCTCACGCAGACCCCATGCGGCTTGGCGGGCAGATGCCGCCAACCGGCGCATGCCATATGCGCGCTGGGCCGGTCATGCTTTCAAATTTACCTGGCAATCCGACTAGCTAGCGCAAGATCCATTTGCAAGCTCATTCTTACAGATACGCCAAGTTAGCTCTGCGGCTGATTTGCGTGAAAAGCGAGCCGAACTAAAAATTACGGAATTCCTACGAAGAAACATTTCTTTTACGTCTGGCGTCAAAAGCTGTACTCAACCCGCCGACATTAAAATATACTAGAAGAAAAATGTGATGCTCACATCGCAAAAAAATCTCAGGGGACGGTGTTATGGAAATGAACATCTTGGTAATCGACGATGCGCCCATGAATGTGGCGCTGCAATGCCATCTGCTGGGGAAAATTGAGGACTGCAGGCCTGTCAGTTTCCTCGATCCAGAGTCTGCGCTGGCCTGGTGTGAAGAGCATATCCCGGATCTGGTGATGGTCGATTTTATGATGCCGGTGATCGATGGCGTCGAATTTATCCGGCGTTTTCGCTGTATTTACGGCTGTCAGGATATTCCGGTACTGATGATTACCGCCAATGATGAAGTCGAGTTGCGCTATCAGGCGCTGGAAGCCGGTGCCAACGATTTCCTGATCAAGCCCATCGATAAAATAGAATTTCTGGCGCGCACCAAAAATATGTTGGCACTGCGCAGAAACCAGCGCTATTTGGAAGACCGCGCGGCCTGGTTAGACGTCGAAGTCAGGAAAGCCACCGCCGAAATCCGCAAACGCGAGCAAGAGACCGTGCTCAGACTCTCTAAGGCAGCCGACTCACGCGACCCGGAAACCGGCGCGCACATTGTCCGCATGGCGAATTATTCCCGAGTGATCGCCGAACAACTCGGCCTGTCGGCCGCGCAACAGCAATTGATACTCGAAGCGGCACCTATGCACGACATAGGCAAAGTCGGCATCCCCGATCACATACTTCTTAAGCCGGGCAAATTATCGATAGAAGAATTTGCCATCATGAAAAAACATGCGATGCTGGGCTATCAAATTTTGGCGGAAAGCCAATCCGAGATGCTACAGGTGGGGGCCGAAATCGCCTTATCGCACCATGAGAAATTTGATGGCAGCGGTTACCCACACGGCTTGGTCGGTGAAGAAATTCCCTTGTTCGCCAGAATCGTCGCAGTAGCCGATGTGTTTGACGCTCTGACCTCTGAGCGCCCCTACAAAACCGCCTGGGACATCGATAAGGCTCTGGCGCTGTTACACGAAGGCGCCGGCAGCCACTTTGATCCGCAATGTGTGGCGGCCTTCGTGGCCGACTGGCCGCAGATTTTAGAAATCAAAGCGCGCTACCAGGAAGAAAATGAGCAAGATCAAAGTTATGGTTTGTATTGATTTTCTTTGCGTTGATTTTTATCGTATGAAGACCTGCTACTAAATTTCACCTCCGTAACCCAACTCGTTTAGGATAAATCATGAAAATCGCCCAAGTAGTTTTGCAGAATCTGCCCGCCGATTTAGACAAATTATCCAGCTTGGTGGCCATCGAGCCTCAGCTCATCCTGGTATTTGGCTACACCGCACACTTTGCCGATCCCGCCCTCAACGCCAGCCTGACAGCGCACTTTCCGAACGCACAAAGAGTGGGTTGCACCACCGCAGGAGAAATAACGCCGGCTGGCGTCGTCAATCACTCTACCGTAGTGACTGCCCTGCACTTTGAGGCTGTCGCTTTTAAAGTTGCCACGGCAGCGTTAGCAAGCATGGAAAAGTCTTTTGATGCGGGTGCTGATTTAGCCAAAAAACTGCTGGCGCCTGAGCTAAAAGCGGTCTTGGTATTAGGACAGGGCGTCAACATTAACGGCAGTGGTTTAATCGCGGGCATGGCCAGCGAATTGGGCGATGCCATGCCGGTGACCGGTGGCTTAGCGGGCGACGATGGTGCTTTCGTAAAAACCTATACTTTATCCAACGCCGGGGTATCAAGTTCTGAAGTAGTGGCGATCGGCTTCGAGGGCGAGAAGCTGATATTCTCTCACGGCAGTTTTGGTGGCTGGAAAGCCTTTGGACCGACCCGCAAAGTAACGCGCTGCGTAGGCAATATTTTGTATGAACTCGATGGCGCACCTGCACTGGATGTGTATAAAAAATATTTGGGCGAATACGCCAAAGATTTGCCTGGCTCCGGCCTGCTGTTTCCTTTTGAAATGCTCAGCGACGCGCGCGAATCATTGGGGCAGATCCGCACCATCTTGGGGGTGAATGAAGAGGATGGCAGTTTGGTCTTAGCAGGCGTGATTAATCCAGATGGCTATTTGCGACTGATGCATGCGCATACCAATGATCTGGTCGACGGTGCAGAAACCGCTGCCAAGGCCAGTATTGCTGCGGCTCCAGACTGCCAAGGTCAGGCGCTGGGATTATTGGTCAGCTGCGTAGGGCGCAAACTCGTGATGGGAGGACGGGTAGACGAAGAAGTAGAAGCAGTGCAAGAAATTTTGGGCGAAAACACGGTCTTATGCGGCTTTTATTCTAACGGTGAGATCTGCCCTGGCTATCAACTAGAAGCCTGTAGCCTGCATAACCAAACCATGACGATTACCTATCTGGCCGAGACCATGTAATGACACACAAGCTGTCTTTGCGCCAATACAAGCGCTTACTCGGCATCCAGGGTGAAGAACAATTGGCCGCTTTATTGGCCGAGTTCGAAGGATTGGATCAGTCCGCAAATTTAAGTGCACAAGCCAAGACCGCACTCAAAGGCATGCGCCAGTATTTATCGCAAGTCGATGAGGCATATACTCAGGCCGACCGCGATCTGGCTTTAGGCAAACTCAGCCTAGAGCTAAGCTCGGATGAATTAAGTCTGGCCAATCAAACTCTGAGACAAGAGGCGGAAACCCGTCAGCAAGTGCTCAGCACACTCAGGCGTGCCACCAACGATGTACTGTCGCAATTGGGTAAGCATTTAGCCGATGAAGACAGTCTGGAAGAACTAAGTCATGTACTGGCCGGCTTGGTGACAGAACTACTCAGTACCCGCGCTGAACTGCAAGAGGCGCTGGCAGCCATCAAGAATCAACAATTTGCACTCGACCAGCATGCCATCGTCAGCATTACCGACGCTGCCGGCAATATTATTTACGCCAATGAGCAGTTCTGCCAAATCAGCCAATATCCGCGCGAAGAACTGTTGGGCGAGAATCATAGGATAGTCAACTCAGGCTTACACAGTCAGAATTTTTTTGCGCATTTGTGGCGCACTATCAGCGCTGGCGAGGTTTGGCACGGCGAGATCAGAAACCGCGCCAAAGATCAATCTTTGTATTGGACCAATGCCACAATAGTGCCGTTTCTTGACGTACAAAAAAAACCTTACCAATACATCTCTATACGCACCGACATTACCGATCAGCGTTTGCTGAAAGAAGAAATCGAAGCCAGTAAATCGCTGTTGGAAAACGTCATGAATACCTTGGGCGAAGGCGTGTACACGCTCGATGCTGAAGGCAAATGCAACTTCGTGAATGCCGAAGCGCAAAAAATACTGGGCTGGAGTCTAGCGCAGCTATACGGGCGACAATTGCATGATGTGATACACGCGATAGATGTAGAAGGTAGGCATGTGGCGCTGGCCGATTGCAGGATCAGTAATTGCATTAACACTGGGCAGGTATTCCGCTCTGAAAATGAATATTTTAAGGACCAATCCGGGCGCGTTTTTCCGGTCTCTATCGTGGCCTCACCGATTTTCGAGAACGGCAATATCGTCGGCTCGGTAGCTGCATTTCAAGACGTCACTGCCAGACATGCGGCCGACGCCGCTTTGCGCCAGAGCGAAACCAAACAACGCATGCTGTTAGATAACGCGGCCGATGCCGTGTTTGTCGCGGATAAAAATGAACGCTGGATCTATGTCAATGATCTGGCACTGAGCATGCTCGGCTTTAGCCGTGATGAATTAATCGGCAGCACGATCTACGATTTGCTGCCGCTAGAATATCGTGAGATTTCGAAGCAGCGCTTTGGCGACAAACTCAGACGCGATAAATTGATACGTAGAGAAATTCATCTACTGACAAAAGCTCAGGGTCAGGTCCCGGTCGAAATGAATGTCGCGCTGCTACCAGATGGCAGTATTTATGGTTCATGCCGCGACATCACCGAACGCAAAGTCTTTGAAACTGCATTGATACGTGCGAAAGAAGGCGCAGAATCGGCCAGCAAAATAAAGAGTGATTTTTTGGCGACCATGAGCCATGAAATCAGAACACCGATGAACGGCATTATCGGCATGACAGAATTGGCGCTCGATACACAACTCAGTAGTGAGCAGCGCGACTATCTGGAGATGGTGAAATCCTCCTCACATGCCCTACTTAGTATCATTAACGATATTTTGGATTTTTCCAAGATAGAGTCGGGCAAACTAGTTTTAGAAAAAATTGAATTCCCCTTGGCGGAATTAATTACCACTAGCCTCAAGGCAATGGCTTTGAGGGCAGATCAAAAAGGCCTGGCATTAGTCTGCAAGATCGATCCCCGATTGCCGAAAACTTTGCAGGGCGATCCTGGACGGGTCAGGCAAGTCATCACCAACCTGATTGCGAATGCGATTAAATTTAGCGAGCACGGCAATATCACTTTAGAACTGCGTCTGGCACATCAGATGGGCTCACTGGTCGAAGTGTTTTTCTCAGTCACCGACACCGGCATAGGAATCGCCAAAGAAAAGCAAGCCGCCATCTTTGAGCCATTTAGCCAGGCAGATGCCTCGACCACTAGAAAATACGGTGGAACCGGACTGGGCCTCTCGATCTGCACCCGCCTAGTCGAGAGCATGCAGGGACAACTGAGGGTGCAAAGCGAACTAGGTAAAGGAAGTACTTTTTATTTTAC from Undibacterium parvum includes these protein-coding regions:
- the glyS gene encoding glycine--tRNA ligase subunit beta produces the protein MNPTLLVELFTEELPPKALAKLGEAFAAGIYNGLKSRDFLEADSIVTGYASPRRLAVSISAVRATSPDKLLREKVLPVAVALDAAGNASAPLSKKLAAMGFPNLQISDLERAVDGKAESFFYNHTAAGTALAASLQSALEDSIAKLPIPKVMSYQRPNGDTVHFVRPVHSIIALHGDAIVPLNLLGLSADRLTQGHRFLSAGGISIAHADDYAAALANQGKVIANVGERKEKIRSALLAKAGTDLVLMPEALLDEVTALVEWPVVYECNFEAEFLAVPQECLILTMQTNQKYFALTDADGKLRSRFLIVSNLETTTPEHIIQGNERVVRPRLADAKFFFEQDKKKTLAARLPMLANVVYHNKLGNQAERMQRVTSLAGKIAQTLGYDVALAERGAMLAKADLLTDMVGEFPELQGIMGTYYAQHDGEHAEVAAAASEHYQPRFAGDNLPASATGTAVALADKLETLLGIWGIGLQPTGDKDPFALRRHALGVLRMLVEKRLPLSLSHLLADAVSVFAGNANFKDPSADVLNFCYDRLRGQLRDKGFSQSEVEAVVAQNPDNLGNIVERLQAVQAFATLPESASLAAANKRITNILKKAEGTPGSVDLTLLQEAAEQALQKAMADVKPLVDAAFSQGDFTGALKTLAALRSEVDSFFNDVMVNADDLALRNNRLALLAELHGMLNQVADISKLAA
- a CDS encoding lysophospholipid acyltransferase family protein, yielding MLKFTLFIRSFLFLSVMIIVTVIWAPICILFAPLPYNQRYYATARWNVFMIWAAKVICGIRYQTKGFENFPDGPVIVLSKHQSAWETIFLLMATPRPLVFVFKKSITYIPFFGWAIALMRMIPIDRSKGKDAFAQVVVQGRIRLADGQWVIMFPEGTRIPVGQKGHYKGGGTRLAVETNTPVIPIALNSGECWPKNSFLKRPGLVTVSVGKPISPEGLTAPELMQKVEDWIEAEMRVISPQVYQAEQPKK
- a CDS encoding HD domain-containing phosphohydrolase encodes the protein MEMNILVIDDAPMNVALQCHLLGKIEDCRPVSFLDPESALAWCEEHIPDLVMVDFMMPVIDGVEFIRRFRCIYGCQDIPVLMITANDEVELRYQALEAGANDFLIKPIDKIEFLARTKNMLALRRNQRYLEDRAAWLDVEVRKATAEIRKREQETVLRLSKAADSRDPETGAHIVRMANYSRVIAEQLGLSAAQQQLILEAAPMHDIGKVGIPDHILLKPGKLSIEEFAIMKKHAMLGYQILAESQSEMLQVGAEIALSHHEKFDGSGYPHGLVGEEIPLFARIVAVADVFDALTSERPYKTAWDIDKALALLHEGAGSHFDPQCVAAFVADWPQILEIKARYQEENEQDQSYGLY
- a CDS encoding PAS domain S-box protein encodes the protein MTHKLSLRQYKRLLGIQGEEQLAALLAEFEGLDQSANLSAQAKTALKGMRQYLSQVDEAYTQADRDLALGKLSLELSSDELSLANQTLRQEAETRQQVLSTLRRATNDVLSQLGKHLADEDSLEELSHVLAGLVTELLSTRAELQEALAAIKNQQFALDQHAIVSITDAAGNIIYANEQFCQISQYPREELLGENHRIVNSGLHSQNFFAHLWRTISAGEVWHGEIRNRAKDQSLYWTNATIVPFLDVQKKPYQYISIRTDITDQRLLKEEIEASKSLLENVMNTLGEGVYTLDAEGKCNFVNAEAQKILGWSLAQLYGRQLHDVIHAIDVEGRHVALADCRISNCINTGQVFRSENEYFKDQSGRVFPVSIVASPIFENGNIVGSVAAFQDVTARHAADAALRQSETKQRMLLDNAADAVFVADKNERWIYVNDLALSMLGFSRDELIGSTIYDLLPLEYREISKQRFGDKLRRDKLIRREIHLLTKAQGQVPVEMNVALLPDGSIYGSCRDITERKVFETALIRAKEGAESASKIKSDFLATMSHEIRTPMNGIIGMTELALDTQLSSEQRDYLEMVKSSSHALLSIINDILDFSKIESGKLVLEKIEFPLAELITTSLKAMALRADQKGLALVCKIDPRLPKTLQGDPGRVRQVITNLIANAIKFSEHGNITLELRLAHQMGSLVEVFFSVTDTGIGIAKEKQAAIFEPFSQADASTTRKYGGTGLGLSICTRLVESMQGQLRVQSELGKGSTFYFTGIFGIANEASNEDLTIEPATQIALSSQSSETAHDADLSLAKHDSSNKQLRILLAEDNLINQKLVLALLKKWGHSVVVAETGKLAIQHFMQKPYDLILMDMQMPEMGGIEATQLIRQIENGSSHIPIIAMTANAMNGDQQRCLDAGMDHYLSKPIQTQVLHDLLLSYASQLTQNDSTPRPSVSPKRRATDLSDAAPDFDYEAALLRGDRDVLLIISPLFLAGCEKQVQEIADAIAQRDQTLLHRSAHTMKGLVSNFMATPIENLAKELELKARNGNFERVEIIFSEMKVQLELMNAALRKFVASIH
- a CDS encoding M48 family metallopeptidase, which gives rise to MKSTLGQVLQRALQLDFFNDLFGTERSAPEVSAPPVAPKIGKTKPLAPPKVGATNQRQIQLKDQLLEYSLLRSKRRSIGFLINHHGLRVTAPRWVTIADIELAIQEKQRWILNKLSERHERLAQREKTAMRWQDGASFLYLGKPLTLRLFHAGHSNIRHDQAQQELLLTLAQASALTLTGEALELAIKDRVKAWLQQEARQLFAARMPVYAEKLGVSYHSMSLSSASTRWGSCTSQGKIRLNWRLIHFAPELIDYVIAHELSHRLEMNHSARFWLHVQSVFPNFELARHHLRQHAATDFPAF
- the gloA gene encoding lactoylglutathione lyase, which translates into the protein MRILHTMLRVGNLQRSIDFYTEVLGMKLLRQSDNPEYKYTLAFLGYGSNPEHTELELTYNYGVDSYDLGSAYGHIAIAVQDAALACAAVKAKGGKVTREAGPVKGGNTVIAFVEDPDNYKIELIERKGEQQAVTL
- the gmhB gene encoding D-glycero-beta-D-manno-heptose 1,7-bisphosphate 7-phosphatase; the encoded protein is MKLIILDRDGVINQDSDAFIKSADEWHALPGSMQAIARLNQAGYTVVVATNQSGVARKLFDMATLNIIHQKMHAAAQQVGASIDAVFFCPHIADDSCDCRKPKPGMFQEIARRYAVNLKGVHSVGDSLRDLQAGFMLGCIPHLVLTGKGQQTLDKGGLPPGTQIYPDLAAMVEALLTSQLNTGSAD
- a CDS encoding FIST signal transduction protein, producing the protein MKIAQVVLQNLPADLDKLSSLVAIEPQLILVFGYTAHFADPALNASLTAHFPNAQRVGCTTAGEITPAGVVNHSTVVTALHFEAVAFKVATAALASMEKSFDAGADLAKKLLAPELKAVLVLGQGVNINGSGLIAGMASELGDAMPVTGGLAGDDGAFVKTYTLSNAGVSSSEVVAIGFEGEKLIFSHGSFGGWKAFGPTRKVTRCVGNILYELDGAPALDVYKKYLGEYAKDLPGSGLLFPFEMLSDARESLGQIRTILGVNEEDGSLVLAGVINPDGYLRLMHAHTNDLVDGAETAAKASIAAAPDCQGQALGLLVSCVGRKLVMGGRVDEEVEAVQEILGENTVLCGFYSNGEICPGYQLEACSLHNQTMTITYLAETM